The DNA window ACGACACCTACGCCGCCAAGGAAGATGTCCATGGAGGTGAAGATGATTCCGACCATGCGGCTGGACTTGATGGAGTCCCACTCTTCGAAGGCGTCGGGGAGGTTGGGGTTGAAGCCGTGGCGGTCGCCGATGATGCGATGGGCTTCGGCCTTGCCGGTCTCGTTGAGCTCAGGCGTGATGGGCTGGTATTGGATGGAAGAGACGGCGTCCTTGGGGACGTTCTCGCCGGTGATGGGAAAGAGATCCATCATGGTGGAGAGCGGGATGTAGATCTTCTGGTTGTCGCCGTCGTCGTTGCCACGGCCAATCTTTTTGGCAACGCCAATGACCAGGAAGCGGTAGCCGTTGATGGTGATGTACGCGCCGACGGAGGGGCGGCCGGGAAAGAGGAGGAGATTGTTTTTCTGGCCAAGGACGACGACCTGGCGCTTCTGGGCGATGTCGTCGGCGTCGAGATAACGGCCCTGTGCGATAGGAAGGTTGCGGATCTCGGGAAAGTTCAGTTCGACGCCCATGACGGGGCCGCCGGCGCTCGAGAACTCGGAGACTTCCTTGAGGTCGCCGCGGTTGATGAGGGCGGTGGCGTTGCGGACGTGGGGGGCGCCGGCGCGGATGGCATCGGCGTCGGCGAGGGTGAGCTTGTAGGGGATCATGCCCTGGTGCTGCTCGGGAAGGGCGGGGATGGTGCCGCCCCACATCATGATGACGTCGGTGCCGAGCTCAGAGAGACCGCGCTTCTGGCCGGACCGGAAGCCTTCGCCGAGTCCGACGAGGAGGAGCAGAGAGGCGACTCCCCAGGCGATGCCGAACATGGTGAGGAAGGAGCGTAGCTTGTTGGCCCAGATGGCCTGGAATACCTGGACGAAGATCTCGAGTAGTCCCTGCATGTGTGCGGCTTCCTTCTGGGGCTGGGTTACAGAGAGTAGTACGCAGGGCGTAGGTCGGGAGTTCCGTGGTGTTTGTGAGACGGATTCGGGGCGGAAAGGTTCGGGAGGTATGGGTGATGTGGGCGGTATCGGGGTCCTTCGACTGCGTCCAGCGCAAGAGCGCGCCGGACTCCGCTCAGGATGACGGATTTGTGGGTGGGTGGAGAAAAGCTGGTAGGATTCGCCGCATGAATGGCGGGTATGTCTATATCCTCGGCAGTTCGACGGGAACGCTTTACGTTGGGGTCACGAGCGATCTTTATGTGCGCATTTTGCAACACAAGAACGGAACGTTCGAAGGTTTTTCCAAGACCTATGGCTGCAACCGACTGTTGTATGTGGAACCGTTCGAATTGATGCTGGCGGCGATTGCTCGTGAGAAGCAACTAAAAGGGTGGCGGCGGGAGAAGAAACTCGCTCTGATCCGCACGGCTAATCCTGAGTTCAAGGATCTTGCGGCGGATTGGGGATGGAAGATGATTGGGCCTTATGAGCGGATGAGGCCATAGCTCCACTCAATCCGTCATCCTGAGCGGAGCGGTTCGCGGTTTTATCGCGAACTGCGGAGTCGAAGGACCCCGATATCGCTCATCCTGCCAAAGCCGCGGGAACCTTTTGGCCGATACCGCTGGTGTGCTCAATCGGCAGAAAGGTTCGAGCGGTATGGGTGACGTTGGCAGTTTGGGGGTCCTTCGACTGCGTCCGACGCAAGAGCGCGCCGGACTCCGCTCAGGATGACGGATTTGTGGAGGGCTGGTCTCAAAACACCAGGGTTTCAGGCGGGCTTGATGTTCTTCATCAGCATGGGGGCGTCGGGGTCGGGGACGAGCGTGGCGGGGAGATTTAGGGTGGCGAAGAAGACGCTCGCAGCTGAGAGGACTTTGGCGGAGGTGGATTCGGGATGGAGGAGGCGGATGCGGTCACCGGCAGCGAGGTCACCGCGGAGAGCGAGGCAGCCGTCGGGGCGGTAGGTGCAGGACGCGAGGTCGGTGATGCTGAGGGCTTCGCTCGGGGTGCAGAGGATCGTTTTGGGCGGAGCCATGCGATCGATGAGACTGAAGATCTCTAGCTTGGATTCGAGTTCGTCCGGGACAAAGTCGATGGCGATGTCGGCGTCGCGAACGGCGTCTTCGACGGTAAGGGCGAAGGTCATGGAGCCTGTCGCGAGGTTGCCGGAGAGGTCGGAGAATTCGGCTTCGGCATGGCGGAGGTTGGCGGGCATGACGTCTTCGAGGATCACGTCGAATCCGGCCTGGGCGCACCTTAAGGCAAAACGGCGACCGGCCTGTCCTGCACCGATCACCGCTACCTTGCGAATCTCTTCTGTCACGTTGGTGGCTACTTCTTGGCTGCGACTGCCGTAACGACGGACTCGTAGCTGGGCTCGGCGGTCTTGATGTGGTCGGAGACGCGCTGGCGCTCTTCGTCGGTGAGCGAGGGGAGCACGGTAAGGATGCGGCGCAGGGTGACCGAGATATCGTCAACGTAGTTCATGGTGCGGATTGCTTCGCCGGAAAGCGGCATCTTCGTACTCCTTCTTTTTGTGCAACGCCTGATTGTGTGGAACTACTCTGTGATTAGTCTAAATGGAGGATGGCAGCAGAGGCGAAATGCGGGGATCTTCGCTGCGCTCAGAATGACGGCAAGGACAAACAACGGCAAGAGCAGATCCTCCGACTTCGTCGAAGGATGACAAGGATTGAGCGATCACGACCTAAGCGACGGAGCCTAGTTCGGCGCGTCTTGAAGCCTCTTCGGTGGGCTTGCCGGCTTCGTCGCCCTCAATGGGCTCCTGGTAGTTGTCGCGGTCGGTCATCTCCATCAGAGCGGCTAGCTGAGTTGAGAAGTCAGGATGCAGGGCGTTGGGGTGGTAGCGCCAGGTCCAGTTCCCTGCTGGCGCGGAGGGCGTGTTCATGCGGCCCTCGCTGCCAATGTGGAGGATGTCCTGGAGTGGGAAGATGCACAGGTTCGCGACCGAACGGGCGGCGGCTTTGATCATCGCCCAGTTGATCTCGCCGTCGTGATGGATGGTCTGTAGGTAGGTCTGGACCTTCTGCTTGTCGGTGTCGTTGAGGTCGTCGCGCCACCAGCCCTGGGTGGTGTTATTGTCGTGGGTTCCGGTGTAGGCAACGGTGTTGGGAACGTAGCGGTGGGGCAGGTAGAGATGGCCGCCGCGGTCGCCGAAGCCAAACTGGAGGATGCGCATGCCCGGCATGCCGAAGTGCTCGCGGAGCTCGTCGACCTCGGGGGTGATAACGCCTAGATCTTCGGCTACGAACGGGAGGTCGCCGAAGACCTCCTTGAGGCGCTGGAAGAGCTCGTGGCCGGGGGCCTTGACCCACTGGCCGTTGATGGCGGTCTCTTCGTCGGCGGCGATGGACCAGTAGGCCTCGAAGCCGCGGAAGTGGTCGAGGCGGATGGTGTCGTAGAGGGCGAGCGAGCGGCGGATGCGGGAGACCCACCAGTCGAAGCCACGCTGTTTGAGCTCGCCCCATTTGTAGAGGGGGTTGCCCCAGCGCTGGCCGTTGGCGGAGAAGTAGTCCGGAGGCACGCCGGAGACGCGGATGGGAGCGCCGTTCTCGTCGAGCTCGAAGATCTCGGGGTGGGTCCAGACATCGGCGCTATCGTAGCTGACGAAGATGGCGACGTCGCCCATGATGCGTATGTCGCGGTCGCAGCAGTAGTCGCGGAGGGCCTTCCATTGCTCGGCGAAGAAGAACTGGACGACCTGCTCGACGGCGAGTTCGCGGCCGTGGTCGGTGAGGACGGAGGTCATGGTGTCGTGCTCGCGGAGGGCGAACTCCTTGGGCCACTCGTGCCAGCTTGCGTAGCCGAAGCGGCGACGGAGGACTGCAAACTGGGCCCAGTCGGTGAGCCAGTAGCTGTTGTCCTGGCAGAACTTATGAAACTTCGCCTTCTCGTCATCGGTGGCGCGGTCGAGGAAGTTCCCTGCGGCCTCCTCGATGAGAGGGAGCTTGATGTCCATGGCCGCTCCGAAGTCGGCGGGGCCCTCGTGGCCGGGAAGACCTTGGATGCGGTCCCAGGAGATCCATCCGGCTTCGGCCAGCTTTTCGAGGCTGACGAGGATCGGGTTGCCCGCAAAGGCGGAGAGCGCGGAGTAGGGCGAGCTGCCGTAGCCGGTGGGGCTGAGCGGCAGGACCTGCCAGAGGCGCTGCTTCCCTGCTTCGAGGAAGTCGACGAAGGCGTAAGCAGCGGGACCGAAATCGCCTACACCACCGTAGGAAGGGAGCGAGGTTACGTGAAGCAAGACACCTGACAGACGATCCGACTGCGCCATTCTCTTTTTCTCCCTCAGCAGAAGCGATGCAACAAACCGAGCCACTCACTCTAAATCCTGCAACTATCTTCTACTCTGTGATGCAGTTTGTCGTGTGGCTGCTGTAAATGAGAAAGGGCCTGCTGGCCGCCGATGGAACTGGCGAGCAACAGGCCCGATGGTTGACTTACGAGAGACTAGCCTCCGAAGGGCGAAGAGCCAGGAGCGGGCTGCTTCTGGGAGTACTTGATTGCGCCCTTCTTGGTATAAGTGTCGGTCAAGGTGCCGATGTAGACGCGGAAGATCTCTTCGCGCTGCGTGCTCAAAAGCTGCTCACGCGTTGCGTCGAAGTTCTTGGCGATGTCTTCGGCTGTGGGCTCCTGCTTGTCGGTGACGGAGAGGACGATTCCGGTGGTGCCGTTGTTGATCGGTGCCGAGATCGCTCCCTTGGCAAGGGTGAAGGCGACCGAGGCCTGTCCGCTCATGGAGCCGACATCGGGAACCTGGCCGTCCTTGCCGACGAGTTCGCTGGTCTTGACGGGGACGTTCATCTCCGCTGCGGCCTTCTTGAGATCGTTGAGGACCTTGGCGCGATCGGCGAGCTTGGTCAGCTTCGCGTTCAGAAGCTGCGGGACCTGCTGCTCGCGGTAGTCATCGAGGATGTGCGACTTGTACTCGGCGAAGTCAGGAGCATGCGCGGGCTTGACGTCGACCACCTGGAAGATGGCGAAGCCATCGCCGGTGGAGACACTAGCCGGAGCTGCGCCCTTGGCTGCGGAGAAGGACTGGGTAAGAAGCTGGGCTGGGTCGGCGACTCCGCCGATGACGCCATCCTTGCCGATGAAGTCGGTGGTGGTGGTCTTGAGGTTGTGAGCCGCGGCGGTCTTTTCGAGACCCTTGCTCTTGGCCTCTGCGGCGAGTTGGGCTGCGTAGCTCTGCTCGGCGGCGCCAGCCTTCTGCTGCTCAAGAAGCGGGACGATCTGTTCCTTCACTTCGGCAAGGGGCTTCGCGTGGGCGGAGTCCTTCGCTTCGGTCTGGATGATGTGGTAACCAAACTGCGAGCGAACGAGGTCAGAGGTCTCGCCGGGCTTGAGGGCCATGGCAGCCTTGGCGTACGCGGGGTCGAGACCAGCGGTGGGGATCATGGGAAGCTCGCCGCCTTGGGTCTTGCTGCCGGGATCGTCGGAGTTCTTGCTGGCGAGGTCGGCGAAGTTTCCACCAGCCTTGATCTGCTTCAGAATGTCAGCGGCCTTAGCTTTCGCGGCGGCATCGGTCTTAGCGTCAGCACCCGAAGGAACCTGGATGAGGATGTGGCGGGTCTTGACCTGCTCCTTGACCTGGTACTGGTCCTGATGCTGGTTATAGTAGGAGGCGATTTCGGCGTCGGTGACCTGCGGCTTGCCGCCAGGGAGGTTGGAGGCGTCGAAGCTGAAGTACTCGATCTTGCGCTGCTCGGGAACCGCGGTCGCGTAACGCGAGGCGCTCTTCTTGAAGAAGTCCTGCAGCTCGGCGTCGCTGGGGTTGATGGTTTTGCGAATGTCATCGGCGGAGACGACGGCGTAGTCGAACTTCACCTTGGTGCCCTGAGTCTTGTAGGCCTCGCGGACGGCGTTATCCGAGACTGAAACCCCACCGGTAACGAGCGCCTGGAGGCGGTTGAGCTCCATGTCACCCTTGACCTGGCTTTCGAACTCGGCGCGGCTGAGCTGGAAGTAGGTCTGGACGAAGTTGATGTACTTATCGTCGCCGATGTACTGGCCGTTGGGGAAGATATAGCGGGCGAAGGAGCCGGTCTGGAGCTCGCGGGCGAGGTCGGCATCGCTGACCTGGAGGTGCATGCGGTCGGCTTCGTGCTGCAGGATGGCGCGCTGGACGAGCATCTGGCCCGCGCGGGGAAGCAGGAACTGCAGGAAGCCCTCCGGCAGACGCTGCTGCTGGAGCTGCTGCTGCGCGATCTGGTTCACTTCGGAGGTCTTGATGTCGGTGGAGTCGCCGCTGAACTTGCCGAAGAAGCCGGGGTCGCGAACAGTGGCGAAGACGCCTGCGTTGCCGGCGGAGGCCGAGTTGTCGCCGATGCCGGGGATGAGGTAGGCCACCATGGAGAGGCACGCGGCACCGATAATGACGGCAAAGATGATCTTGGTTGCTTTATTGTCCTGTTGCAGAATGCGAATCATGCTTGACTGACGACCTTCACTTCGCGCGGCGGACTCCCGAAAATATCTAGCGGGAGTGAGCGCGTACCTGGGATTTTGCGCGGCGGGTGGTGCTCTGGAAGCACTCATCCTGCCGACTGCAGGGCAAGCCTAAAGTATAAATCAGCAACGGGTAAAGGAAATGGCCGCACCGGAAGGAACCGGTGCGGCCATGCGATTTTTACCAAGCGTTAGTAAGGAGCGGGATAGTAGCCGGGACGTCCGTACGCGGGAGGGGGGACCGGGCGGCGCTGCAGATTCGCCTGCTGTACGCCGTAGCCAAGGCGATCCATCTCCTGCTGCGAGACGGTTACGACGTGGGCGGGCTGCACGAGGTGGAAGCTGATGATCGCCTCCGCAGGGACGACGACATCGTTCCGGCCAGAGGCCGCCGAGGCGCCGATTCCGGCTCCTACGCCTGCCGCCGCGCCGATGGCCGCGCCGGCACCACCGCCAGCGAGAGCGCCGATCAGAGCTCCGAAACCACCAAGGCCGACGGCGCTGCCGACGGTCTGGCCGGTCTTGTCGCGACCATAGTGGGTCCAGGTATCAGAGACGATGGGATAGTTGCGCCCGCTGAGCGAGACGGAGTTGAGCTGGAGAGCGAGCTGACCCTTGCCGCCGACTGCTCCTGAGGCGTTTGCCTGAACGATGGTTCCCTGGACGGTTGCACCGCGGGGAATGGCGACCTCGCCATCGGCGATGACGTCGTTGAGGACAGTGCCGTCGAAGGCGGTGCCGGGCTTGATCAACTTGGCGATGAGACCTTCGCTGAGACGCATACGGACGAGGGCTCCGCTGGGTATGGTGACCTCACGGCCGCCTTCCTGGGCTCCATACTGCGGCGGTTGCTGCTGAGAATAAGCGGACGGTTGACCTCCGCGATACGGCTGGCGGTACGCCGGAGGCGCGCCCTGGCCCTGGGGTTGAGGCGCATTGTTGCCGTACTGCCCGTTATCCGGAGGCGCGGGCGGCGACTGGTAGCCCGGTTCAGGAGCGCCCTGGGGCTGCTGGCTATTCTGTGCGGCGTCCGGAGGAGGAGCTACGGTTCCGTCCGATTGAAGGGTGGGGTTGGACCCTTGATCCTGCTGACCACTTGCCGGCTGAGGATAGGGTTGCGGCTGCCCGGATGGTGAGCCGACGTTGCGATCCGACGTCAGCGTGAGCTCATCGACGACTTTTTGCACCCCTTGCGCTCTTGAAGCAAGGTCTTCGGCCAGGACGCGTGTGGACTCGTCGCTGACGCTTCCGCTCAGGGTGACGGTGCCGTAAACGGTAGTCGTCTTAATCTGCTGGGTGGCAAGTTGGGGCGATCCGGCGAGGGCTCGAAGTACATTCGCTTCGACTTGAGCGTCTGACACTGTATTCGCCTGGGCAACGGCCGTCGTTCCAGTGAAAACGGCACCGGCAATAGCGATCGCTCCGGCACCTGCGATCGAGAAGATCGTGCTTTTCATACTTCCTCCACAAAGTGCTGAAGCCAAGTCTCGCACTGGCACCTCAGCGCTATCACTTATGCAGACGCAAAATCTGACGAATAGTTACGGTCCAGGCAGAAGAATACCGCGATCGAAGGCACCCTGCCGACCGAATTGAGCAGCAGTCGCAGGTACGCACGGCGTCGCTCGGGGTTTAGGCGGCTATAGACGAATTCTATGCAGATCCACGCTGCAGACCATCCCTCGCCGGGAACCCATCTGCCGAGAGTGGATAAGTCCAACCACCTATGTCGGATTGACCCCGGTCCCTGACAGCGCTATACTCGGAATGCGGGGTGGAGCAGCCCGGTAGCTCGTTGGGCTCATAACCCAAAGGTCGTAGGTTCAAATCCTACCCCCGCAACCAACCAAATCAACAAGTTACGAAAGTCTGGAAATGCTGACAGACTCCCATAAACTCCCAATAGCAAAAAGTGGAGTTTAGGCGCTCGCTTTCAACGGCTTGAGCACCATCTCTACCACCTTCCCATTCGCTTCCCGCTTCGATGACGACATGGCCTGTCCATAGACGTTCATCGTCGTCTGGATGGAAGCGTGTCGCATCAGCTCCTGCTGCACCTTCATCGGAGCTCCGGTCTCGTCCAGCCACGAACGATACGTGTGGCGGAACGTGTGCCAGCCGATGGTCCCGTACTTGCCGGAGTTCTTCACGCGCGTCTCGTGCAAAAGCATACGAACGCCGTTTCCGGTTTTCTGATCCTGGTTACACCAGACACCAGGTGCTGCCCCGCAGGTCGGACATTCCACCACACAGCAACCCGAGGGGCGAAGATGCCGCTTCTGGATCTCTGTGGGATAGTAGGGCCGGTTCGTTCTCGGGTTAGCAAAGACCCAGCCTTCTTCCGTGGCCACAGCGTGCGTGCTCCACTTCAGAACGATCTCGGTCAAGGACGGATGCAGAGGAACATAGTCCTGGGAGTATTCGGTCTTGACGTCATCCACCCTGCCGTTCACAAAGCTGCGCTGAACGAGAAGCTGGTTTTTGTCGAAATCGAAATCGTCCCATTGAAGCGCCGCGATCTCGCTCACGCGAAGACCGAGACATTGGGCAATCTGTACCATCGTGCGCCACGGTTCTTGCAGTGTCGCGACGATGAGTTTGAACTCCTCCACAGTGAGCGAAGTTGGGCGTTGCCGGCGCTTGCTGCCACCTTTCACGCGAACCAACGCAATCGGGTTTCGGCGCTCGTTGAAGAGTTCCCACCGCGTGGCGCACTCGAACATCAAGTGCATCACGCTACGGATGTGGGCCTTCGACTTCGGAGCCATAGAAAGGTTCTTCAACCAATCCTCGACCGCCATAGGCCGGATCTTTTCGAGCAGATAGTCGCCCCATCTAGGCCTGAGGTAGTTCTTGATATTCGAGCGGTAAGACTTCGCCGTCGAATACCGTTCTGGCAGTTCTTCCTCAAGGTAGCGGTCGCATATCGCGCCGAACGTGACCACGGCCATGGACTGCTGTGGAGTTTCAGAGTTGAGTTTTAGGAGAAGAGCTTCAACCGCCCTTTGTGCGAGAGCCTTGGTACCGTACTTCTCGACCGAGCCCACGGTAGCAGTCCTCCGCTGTCGTGTGCCGTTCTCGATCGTTTCGTAGTACCGAAACTCCCAGGCGTCTGATCCCTTCGCCCGCTTCTTGCGTGTAAGACTTCCGAACTGGTAACGCGCTCGTGATATCAAGATTCCTCCTCGACTCACGGCACGAATGGCTGTTCTAAGGG is part of the Granulicella aggregans genome and encodes:
- the malQ gene encoding 4-alpha-glucanotransferase; protein product: MAQSDRLSGVLLHVTSLPSYGGVGDFGPAAYAFVDFLEAGKQRLWQVLPLSPTGYGSSPYSALSAFAGNPILVSLEKLAEAGWISWDRIQGLPGHEGPADFGAAMDIKLPLIEEAAGNFLDRATDDEKAKFHKFCQDNSYWLTDWAQFAVLRRRFGYASWHEWPKEFALREHDTMTSVLTDHGRELAVEQVVQFFFAEQWKALRDYCCDRDIRIMGDVAIFVSYDSADVWTHPEIFELDENGAPIRVSGVPPDYFSANGQRWGNPLYKWGELKQRGFDWWVSRIRRSLALYDTIRLDHFRGFEAYWSIAADEETAINGQWVKAPGHELFQRLKEVFGDLPFVAEDLGVITPEVDELREHFGMPGMRILQFGFGDRGGHLYLPHRYVPNTVAYTGTHDNNTTQGWWRDDLNDTDKQKVQTYLQTIHHDGEINWAMIKAAARSVANLCIFPLQDILHIGSEGRMNTPSAPAGNWTWRYHPNALHPDFSTQLAALMEMTDRDNYQEPIEGDEAGKPTEEASRRAELGSVA
- a CDS encoding BON domain-containing protein codes for the protein MKSTIFSIAGAGAIAIAGAVFTGTTAVAQANTVSDAQVEANVLRALAGSPQLATQQIKTTTVYGTVTLSGSVSDESTRVLAEDLASRAQGVQKVVDELTLTSDRNVGSPSGQPQPYPQPASGQQDQGSNPTLQSDGTVAPPPDAAQNSQQPQGAPEPGYQSPPAPPDNGQYGNNAPQPQGQGAPPAYRQPYRGGQPSAYSQQQPPQYGAQEGGREVTIPSGALVRMRLSEGLIAKLIKPGTAFDGTVLNDVIADGEVAIPRGATVQGTIVQANASGAVGGKGQLALQLNSVSLSGRNYPIVSDTWTHYGRDKTGQTVGSAVGLGGFGALIGALAGGGAGAAIGAAAGVGAGIGASAASGRNDVVVPAEAIISFHLVQPAHVVTVSQQEMDRLGYGVQQANLQRRPVPPPAYGRPGYYPAPY
- a CDS encoding peptidylprolyl isomerase, with product MIRILQQDNKATKIIFAVIIGAACLSMVAYLIPGIGDNSASAGNAGVFATVRDPGFFGKFSGDSTDIKTSEVNQIAQQQLQQQRLPEGFLQFLLPRAGQMLVQRAILQHEADRMHLQVSDADLARELQTGSFARYIFPNGQYIGDDKYINFVQTYFQLSRAEFESQVKGDMELNRLQALVTGGVSVSDNAVREAYKTQGTKVKFDYAVVSADDIRKTINPSDAELQDFFKKSASRYATAVPEQRKIEYFSFDASNLPGGKPQVTDAEIASYYNQHQDQYQVKEQVKTRHILIQVPSGADAKTDAAAKAKAADILKQIKAGGNFADLASKNSDDPGSKTQGGELPMIPTAGLDPAYAKAAMALKPGETSDLVRSQFGYHIIQTEAKDSAHAKPLAEVKEQIVPLLEQQKAGAAEQSYAAQLAAEAKSKGLEKTAAAHNLKTTTTDFIGKDGVIGGVADPAQLLTQSFSAAKGAAPASVSTGDGFAIFQVVDVKPAHAPDFAEYKSHILDDYREQQVPQLLNAKLTKLADRAKVLNDLKKAAAEMNVPVKTSELVGKDGQVPDVGSMSGQASVAFTLAKGAISAPINNGTTGIVLSVTDKQEPTAEDIAKNFDATREQLLSTQREEIFRVYIGTLTDTYTKKGAIKYSQKQPAPGSSPFGG
- a CDS encoding tyrosine-type recombinase/integrase codes for the protein MISRARYQFGSLTRKKRAKGSDAWEFRYYETIENGTRQRRTATVGSVEKYGTKALAQRAVEALLLKLNSETPQQSMAVVTFGAICDRYLEEELPERYSTAKSYRSNIKNYLRPRWGDYLLEKIRPMAVEDWLKNLSMAPKSKAHIRSVMHLMFECATRWELFNERRNPIALVRVKGGSKRRQRPTSLTVEEFKLIVATLQEPWRTMVQIAQCLGLRVSEIAALQWDDFDFDKNQLLVQRSFVNGRVDDVKTEYSQDYVPLHPSLTEIVLKWSTHAVATEEGWVFANPRTNRPYYPTEIQKRHLRPSGCCVVECPTCGAAPGVWCNQDQKTGNGVRMLLHETRVKNSGKYGTIGWHTFRHTYRSWLDETGAPMKVQQELMRHASIQTTMNVYGQAMSSSKREANGKVVEMVLKPLKASA
- a CDS encoding ABC transporter permease; the protein is MQGLLEIFVQVFQAIWANKLRSFLTMFGIAWGVASLLLLVGLGEGFRSGQKRGLSELGTDVIMMWGGTIPALPEQHQGMIPYKLTLADADAIRAGAPHVRNATALINRGDLKEVSEFSSAGGPVMGVELNFPEIRNLPIAQGRYLDADDIAQKRQVVVLGQKNNLLLFPGRPSVGAYITINGYRFLVIGVAKKIGRGNDDGDNQKIYIPLSTMMDLFPITGENVPKDAVSSIQYQPITPELNETGKAEAHRIIGDRHGFNPNLPDAFEEWDSIKSSRMVGIIFTSMDIFLGGVGVVTLMLGAVGIVNIMLVTVSERTKEIGLRKALGATQRSIMLQFFFEGLALTGVSGLIGIGAAATLMILLGSAIGNNDTGFDPPRLVPWSAAVAFGSLTLCGVVAGIYPARRAAMLEPVEALRKE
- a CDS encoding GIY-YIG nuclease family protein — its product is MWAVSGSFDCVQRKSAPDSAQDDGFVGGWRKAGRIRRMNGGYVYILGSSTGTLYVGVTSDLYVRILQHKNGTFEGFSKTYGCNRLLYVEPFELMLAAIAREKQLKGWRREKKLALIRTANPEFKDLAADWGWKMIGPYERMRP
- a CDS encoding 3-hydroxyacyl-CoA dehydrogenase NAD-binding domain-containing protein; the protein is MTEEIRKVAVIGAGQAGRRFALRCAQAGFDVILEDVMPANLRHAEAEFSDLSGNLATGSMTFALTVEDAVRDADIAIDFVPDELESKLEIFSLIDRMAPPKTILCTPSEALSITDLASCTYRPDGCLALRGDLAAGDRIRLLHPESTSAKVLSAASVFFATLNLPATLVPDPDAPMLMKNIKPA